In one Mucilaginibacter sp. PAMB04168 genomic region, the following are encoded:
- a CDS encoding RluA family pseudouridine synthase — translation MLTDTAFNEPDEQDLYEHLRVVVDKGQSLLRIDKFLMHRIENASRNRIQNAIELGNVLVNEKPAKSSYKVKPQDVISVVLPHPPRDTEVYPENIPLNIVYEDDDVLVINKPAGLVVHPGYNNYTGTLVNGLVYHFQQLPTLPGNDGRPGLVHRIDKDTSGLLLISKNERAMAWLARQFYEHTITRKYMALAWGDLEEDGTVSGYIGRSIADRRVMSVYEDESKGKWSVTHYKVLERFGYVTLIECQLETGRTHQIRAHMKHIGHPLFSDANYGGDKILKGTTFNKYKQFIENCFELMPRQALHAQSLGFVHPTTRKYIYFEAPLPADFDAVLQKWRKYISGSVEQNA, via the coding sequence ATGTTAACAGATACAGCATTTAATGAGCCTGACGAACAGGATCTGTATGAGCACCTTCGCGTTGTGGTTGATAAGGGGCAATCGCTGCTCCGAATAGATAAATTTTTGATGCACCGGATAGAGAATGCATCACGCAACCGCATACAAAACGCTATTGAGCTAGGTAATGTGCTGGTGAATGAAAAGCCAGCCAAATCCAGCTATAAGGTTAAACCGCAGGATGTTATTTCGGTTGTGTTGCCACATCCGCCACGTGATACCGAAGTTTACCCCGAGAACATTCCATTAAACATTGTTTACGAGGATGACGACGTTTTAGTTATAAATAAACCGGCCGGGCTGGTAGTTCATCCCGGTTATAATAATTATACAGGCACGTTAGTTAATGGCCTGGTGTATCACTTTCAGCAATTGCCCACATTGCCGGGTAACGATGGCAGGCCGGGGCTGGTGCACCGGATAGATAAGGACACATCGGGCTTGCTGCTCATTAGTAAAAACGAGCGGGCTATGGCCTGGCTCGCACGTCAGTTTTATGAGCATACTATTACGCGCAAATACATGGCCCTTGCCTGGGGAGATCTGGAGGAGGATGGTACGGTAAGTGGCTATATTGGCCGCAGCATTGCAGATAGGCGCGTAATGTCGGTTTATGAAGATGAAAGCAAAGGTAAATGGTCGGTAACGCATTATAAAGTTTTAGAACGCTTTGGGTATGTTACACTAATTGAGTGCCAATTGGAAACCGGGCGCACGCATCAGATCAGAGCACATATGAAACACATAGGACATCCTTTATTTAGTGATGCCAACTATGGTGGTGATAAGATTTTAAAGGGAACTACCTTTAATAAGTACAAGCAGTTTATAGAAAACTGTTTTGAGCTGATGCCTCGCCAGGCCCTTCACGCACAAAGTTTAGGGTTTGTGCACCCAACTACCCGCAAATACATTTACTTTGAGGCGCCTCTGCCTGCCGATTTTGATGCCGTTTTACAAAAATGGCGAAAATATATTAGCGGCTCAGTAGAGCAAAATGCCTGA
- a CDS encoding pyridoxal-phosphate dependent enzyme has product MFNLEIFSPIQPWQHPLFAEKGLNVFIKRDDLIHPLISGNKWRKLKYILQKAHSINKNHLVTFGGAYSNHLLATAAAAARFGFASTGFVRGEEVQNDTLFLCRLHGMKLIFVDRDTYREKQVLYERYFGDDQRAYFIGEGGASAEAVQGCAELVDELPISYNHLFCACGTGTTAAGIITGLSQHKLPTQFHAVPVFKNGNFMRNEIDRYLPFKADYTLHTKYHFGGYAKTSPELISFIQSFVATTGILIEPVYTGKMLYALYDQVIKNRFTPGNNILAIHSGGIWGLLGMKEKFM; this is encoded by the coding sequence ATGTTTAATTTAGAAATATTCAGCCCCATTCAGCCGTGGCAGCATCCGCTGTTTGCTGAAAAGGGGCTGAATGTTTTTATTAAGCGCGATGATCTCATTCATCCGCTGATATCGGGCAATAAATGGCGCAAGCTTAAATATATACTGCAAAAAGCGCATTCGATAAACAAAAACCACCTGGTTACTTTTGGCGGTGCGTATTCCAACCATTTGTTAGCCACGGCTGCGGCGGCGGCACGTTTTGGCTTTGCATCTACCGGCTTTGTACGTGGCGAGGAGGTGCAAAACGACACGCTATTTTTATGCCGCCTGCACGGTATGAAGCTTATATTTGTTGACAGGGACACTTACCGGGAAAAACAAGTGCTTTATGAACGTTACTTTGGTGATGACCAACGTGCCTATTTTATAGGTGAGGGTGGCGCATCAGCTGAAGCGGTACAAGGTTGCGCCGAACTTGTTGATGAGTTACCCATTTCATACAACCACCTTTTTTGCGCATGTGGCACGGGTACAACTGCGGCCGGCATCATTACCGGCTTAAGCCAGCATAAATTACCTACCCAATTTCATGCTGTGCCTGTTTTTAAAAACGGCAATTTTATGCGAAACGAAATAGATCGGTATCTGCCGTTTAAAGCCGACTATACCTTGCATACCAAATACCATTTTGGTGGCTATGCCAAAACCTCTCCCGAGCTTATCAGCTTCATACAAAGCTTTGTTGCTACTACAGGTATACTGATTGAGCCGGTTTACACCGGCAAAATGCTCTATGCCCTTTATGATCAAGTTATTAAAAATCGCTTTACCCCTGGTAACAATATTCTGGCCATACATAGTGGTGGCATTTGGGGGCTATTGGGAATGAAAGAAAAGTTTATGTAA
- a CDS encoding pyridoxal-phosphate dependent enzyme: protein MWSNNILETIGNTPMVKLNKITKDIKATVLAKIETTNPGNSIKDRMALKMIEDAEKDGRLKPGGTIIEGTSGNTGMGLAIAAVIKGYKCIFTSTDKQSKEKFDALRAFGAEVIVCPTNVEPEDPRSYYSVSSRLEKEVPNSWKPNQYDNLSNSQAHYEQTGPEIWEQTEGKITHLVVGVGTGGTISGTARFLKEKNPNIQVLGIDTYGSIFKKYKETGIFDKNEIYPYITEGIGEDFLPQNVDFSLIDHFEKVSDKDAALMTRQIAMQEGIFAGNSTGSAVAGVLQMKDRFKEGDVVVIIFPDHGTRYLGKMYNEDWLRERGFLKDDKLTARDIIRKKESTEIVTIDTEKTVLEAINTIKTLNISQIPVTQQGMVIGKITESDILDALLENPALKSQPVQTITTAPFPFVDLNASIDKISSMINKDNIAVLVEDEEGKIEIITQYDIINAISA, encoded by the coding sequence ATGTGGAGTAATAATATACTGGAAACCATTGGCAATACGCCCATGGTTAAGCTCAATAAAATAACAAAGGATATTAAGGCTACCGTGCTGGCTAAGATAGAAACCACCAACCCCGGTAACTCTATTAAAGACCGTATGGCCTTAAAGATGATAGAAGATGCCGAAAAGGACGGTCGCCTGAAACCGGGCGGAACCATCATTGAAGGTACATCGGGCAATACGGGCATGGGTCTGGCCATTGCCGCCGTTATTAAAGGCTACAAATGTATTTTCACCAGTACCGATAAGCAATCAAAAGAAAAGTTTGACGCCCTGCGCGCTTTTGGTGCTGAGGTAATTGTATGCCCCACTAACGTGGAGCCCGAAGATCCGCGCTCATATTATTCAGTATCCTCACGTTTAGAGAAAGAAGTACCTAATTCGTGGAAGCCCAACCAATATGATAACTTGTCGAACTCTCAGGCTCATTACGAGCAAACCGGTCCTGAGATATGGGAACAAACGGAAGGAAAGATCACTCATTTAGTGGTGGGAGTAGGTACTGGCGGTACTATATCAGGCACGGCCAGGTTTTTAAAAGAAAAGAACCCCAATATACAGGTGTTGGGTATTGATACTTACGGTTCTATATTTAAGAAGTACAAAGAGACTGGAATATTTGATAAGAATGAAATTTATCCATACATCACCGAGGGTATTGGTGAAGACTTTTTACCGCAAAACGTTGACTTCAGCTTAATTGACCACTTTGAAAAAGTGAGCGATAAGGATGCCGCCTTAATGACCCGCCAAATAGCCATGCAAGAAGGCATTTTTGCTGGCAATTCGACCGGATCGGCAGTGGCCGGTGTGCTGCAAATGAAAGACCGTTTCAAAGAAGGAGATGTGGTTGTGATCATTTTCCCCGATCATGGTACGCGTTACCTGGGTAAAATGTATAATGAGGATTGGCTGCGCGAGCGAGGTTTCCTGAAAGACGATAAGTTGACGGCCCGCGATATTATCCGCAAAAAGGAAAGTACGGAGATTGTTACTATTGATACGGAGAAAACGGTTTTAGAGGCTATTAATACCATTAAAACGCTTAATATCTCGCAAATTCCGGTTACACAACAGGGTATGGTAATAGGTAAGATTACCGAAAGCGATATTTTGGATGCTTTGTTGGAGAACCCCGCGCTTAAATCTCAGCCGGTACAAACTATCACTACTGCACCATTTCCGTTTGTTGACTTAAATGCTTCTATAGATAAAATATCGAGCATGATTAACAAAGACAATATTGCCGTACTGGTTGAAGATGAGGAAGGCAAGATTGAGATTATTACGCAATACGACATTATCAACGCGATATCAGCTTAA
- a CDS encoding DUF6588 family protein, which produces MKKLLPLITIITLAATQVKAQDDGIAQLLKTAPGDAGKLIGAYANPLFKGLGTGLNNGWTNTAKTKGLLGFELRVSASGVFVPTADKTFDVTRIGLSSSVRPVQGSPSITPTIGGSNDTKPATLGIYSNIAGTEAEVDRFTLPARVTPIIPAPQLQLTVGLIHHTDVTIRAIPKIKAGDDVGSIGMIGFGFKHNIMEDIFGGVGGKLVPFDLAIAAGYTRINYELPVQVRPSSGKVPEPGSVGRTDFSTQRLDGHFNGFNVQAIFSKKLLAFTPFAALGYNTSKTDVGLYGNFPVTNGAATYTVYTDPVRINDKSNGINSFKVDAGFQLDLAFFKFYASGSLGNYKSVTTGIGLGL; this is translated from the coding sequence ATGAAAAAACTTTTGCCCCTTATCACAATCATCACGCTGGCTGCAACGCAGGTTAAAGCGCAAGACGATGGTATAGCGCAATTACTTAAAACAGCACCAGGCGATGCAGGAAAGTTGATTGGTGCATATGCTAACCCGCTTTTTAAGGGCCTGGGCACCGGCTTAAATAACGGCTGGACCAACACTGCAAAAACTAAAGGCCTGTTAGGCTTTGAACTAAGAGTATCGGCATCGGGTGTGTTTGTGCCCACTGCTGATAAAACTTTTGATGTTACGAGAATTGGCTTATCAAGCAGTGTACGTCCTGTTCAGGGTAGCCCCAGCATTACACCTACTATTGGTGGCAGTAATGACACCAAGCCAGCTACATTGGGCATATACTCCAACATAGCCGGCACAGAAGCCGAGGTTGACCGCTTCACCTTACCTGCACGTGTTACCCCTATTATACCGGCCCCGCAATTACAGCTCACCGTAGGTTTGATACACCATACCGATGTAACTATACGTGCCATTCCTAAAATAAAGGCAGGTGATGATGTAGGTTCTATAGGTATGATTGGCTTTGGCTTCAAACACAACATCATGGAAGATATTTTTGGCGGTGTTGGCGGTAAACTAGTTCCTTTTGATTTAGCAATCGCTGCTGGTTATACCCGCATCAACTATGAACTACCGGTACAGGTGCGCCCAAGTTCGGGCAAAGTGCCGGAGCCGGGCAGTGTTGGCCGTACCGACTTCAGCACCCAACGCTTAGACGGACACTTTAACGGCTTTAACGTGCAAGCTATTTTTTCAAAAAAACTATTGGCTTTTACCCCTTTCGCGGCTTTGGGCTACAATACTTCTAAAACCGATGTTGGTTTATACGGAAATTTTCCGGTGACCAATGGTGCTGCAACCTACACGGTATACACTGATCCGGTTCGTATTAATGATAAAAGCAACGGCATTAATAGCTTCAAGGTAGATGCCGGCTTTCAGCTGGATCTGGCGTTCTTTAAATTCTATGCATCCGGAAGTTTAGGTAATTACAAATCAGTTACTACAGGTATTGGTTTAGGCTTGTAA
- a CDS encoding ammonium transporter yields MENSFKRYLPFIVLLAIAVVSIFIPALPDFADVTKYNGADIAWVIVASALVFLMTPGLAFFYGGMVTRKNVLSTMIKSVVAAGVVTVLWIVVGYSLCFGDSIGGFIGDPRTHLFFKGVNSSGPWNLAPTIPRSLFAVFQLMFAIITPGLVVGAIAERIRFTSYILFTVLFSLLVYAPLAHWSWHPKGFLAVMGVWDFAGGTVVHISAGCAALAGAIVLKRRKAHIEGLSIPPANIPYVLIGTGLLWFGWFGFNAGSALAANPLAVSAFLTTNTAAGAAGLSWMFFDVLRGKKPSVLGFCIGAVVGLVAITPGAGFVAIPQSIFIGFIAAIISNLVAHWKTTTSLDDMLDVFPCHGVGGIVGMILTGVFATKTVNAGGPNGALYGDVGFLITQLKGLAVVIPFSFIVSFLIFKLVNLIEPLRVTTEEEELGLDASQHDERYTSQRLTV; encoded by the coding sequence ATGGAAAATTCGTTTAAAAGGTATCTCCCTTTCATTGTATTACTCGCAATAGCGGTCGTTTCTATTTTTATTCCCGCTCTCCCAGACTTTGCCGATGTTACCAAATATAACGGTGCCGACATTGCCTGGGTAATTGTGGCTTCAGCACTAGTTTTCCTGATGACACCAGGTCTTGCCTTTTTCTACGGCGGTATGGTGACACGGAAAAACGTATTGTCGACCATGATTAAAAGTGTGGTAGCGGCCGGAGTAGTAACTGTTTTATGGATCGTAGTAGGTTATAGCCTGTGCTTTGGCGATTCTATTGGCGGTTTCATTGGTGATCCGCGTACCCACCTTTTCTTCAAAGGTGTGAACTCAAGCGGTCCATGGAATTTGGCTCCTACCATTCCACGTTCTTTATTTGCCGTTTTCCAGTTAATGTTTGCCATTATCACTCCCGGCTTGGTAGTGGGTGCTATTGCCGAACGTATACGTTTTACTTCCTACATTTTATTTACTGTTCTATTTAGCTTACTGGTTTATGCGCCTTTAGCACACTGGAGCTGGCATCCAAAAGGCTTTTTAGCGGTAATGGGTGTGTGGGATTTTGCCGGTGGTACTGTAGTGCACATTTCAGCCGGTTGTGCTGCTTTGGCTGGTGCTATTGTTTTAAAACGCCGCAAAGCTCATATTGAAGGTTTATCAATTCCGCCCGCCAACATTCCATATGTATTAATTGGTACCGGTTTGTTGTGGTTCGGTTGGTTTGGGTTTAATGCAGGCTCTGCGCTGGCTGCAAACCCTTTAGCTGTTTCTGCTTTCCTTACTACTAATACTGCTGCTGGTGCTGCCGGTTTATCATGGATGTTTTTTGATGTACTGCGCGGTAAAAAACCATCGGTTTTAGGTTTTTGTATAGGTGCGGTAGTTGGTTTAGTTGCTATTACGCCGGGTGCAGGTTTTGTGGCAATTCCGCAAAGTATCTTTATCGGCTTTATTGCGGCAATTATATCAAACCTGGTTGCACACTGGAAAACTACTACCAGCCTTGATGATATGTTAGATGTATTCCCTTGCCACGGTGTGGGAGGTATAGTAGGTATGATCCTTACCGGTGTTTTTGCTACCAAAACTGTAAATGCAGGAGGCCCTAACGGTGCGTTGTATGGCGACGTGGGTTTCCTGATTACCCAACTGAAAGGCCTTGCGGTAGTAATACCATTTAGCTTTATCGTATCATTCCTGATTTTTAAACTGGTTAACCTAATTGAGCCGCTTCGCGTAACTACCGAAGAAGAAGAGCTTGGTTTGGATGCCAGCCAGCACGACGAGCGTTACACATCACAACGCCTTACCGTGTAA
- a CDS encoding glutamine synthetase III: MSNIRFQALQAVLTRTIPEVKAPAAKISEYFGSNVFDKKKMKEYLSREAFESIANSIDMGEPVERDMADQVASAMKAWALSKGATHYTHWFQPLTGTTAEKHDAFFEPTSDGAIEKFSGDALAQQEPDASSFPNGGIRNTFEARGYTAWDPSSPAFIMGRTLCIPTVFVSYTGEALDYKVPLLKALNALDKAAVDVAQYFDKSIEKVNASLGIEQEYFLVDLALFNARPDLYLTGRTLFGHMSAKNQQLEDHYFGSIPSRVYVFMQDFENEALQLGIPLKTRHNEVAPSQFECAPVYEEINLAIDHNQLLMDIMDRVGKRHNFKVLLHEKPYAGVNGSGKHNNWSMITNTGKNLLSPGKTPKSNLMFLTFFVNTIKAVYEHADLLRASIASVNNDHRLGANEAPPAIISIFLGSQLSDVLDEIETSRISKKAKEEALLWQGIPKIPQILQDNTDRNRTSPFAFTGNKFELRAVGSSANSANPMTILNLIVADQLKKFKVEVDKLLKKGEKKDVALLTIIKRYIKESKSIRFEGNGYSDEWQQLAEERNLANIKTTPKALDALISEKAETVFESTGVFTRREAQARHEVLLDDFYKKLQIEARVMGELVNNVIIPAAINYQTKLVENVRGLKDIGLKEDVYAAQMDIIKKLAEHINFIKTNNDEMVDERRKANVIEDARDRAIAYDEKVKAYFDPIRYHVDKLEQLVDDALWPLPKFRELLFIK; this comes from the coding sequence ATGTCTAATATTCGTTTTCAGGCACTTCAAGCAGTGCTTACACGTACAATTCCTGAAGTAAAAGCACCGGCGGCAAAAATTTCAGAGTATTTCGGTTCTAACGTTTTCGATAAAAAGAAAATGAAGGAATATTTATCTAGAGAAGCTTTTGAAAGCATTGCCAATTCCATAGATATGGGCGAGCCTGTTGAACGCGACATGGCCGACCAAGTGGCATCTGCCATGAAGGCTTGGGCATTAAGTAAAGGAGCTACACACTACACGCACTGGTTCCAGCCTTTAACCGGTACTACTGCTGAAAAACACGACGCTTTTTTTGAGCCAACATCCGACGGAGCTATTGAAAAATTCAGTGGCGACGCATTGGCACAGCAGGAACCTGATGCTTCCAGCTTTCCAAATGGTGGCATACGTAATACTTTTGAAGCCCGCGGTTATACCGCCTGGGATCCCTCCTCGCCGGCTTTCATCATGGGCCGTACATTGTGTATCCCTACGGTATTTGTTTCTTACACTGGCGAAGCACTTGATTATAAAGTACCTTTATTAAAGGCGCTGAACGCGCTGGATAAGGCAGCTGTTGACGTAGCGCAGTATTTTGACAAAAGCATTGAAAAGGTAAATGCTTCGTTAGGTATTGAGCAAGAGTACTTTTTAGTTGATTTAGCTTTATTTAACGCCCGCCCCGATCTTTATTTAACCGGCCGTACGCTGTTCGGTCACATGTCGGCCAAAAACCAGCAACTGGAAGATCACTACTTTGGCTCTATACCAAGCAGGGTGTACGTCTTTATGCAGGATTTTGAGAACGAAGCGCTGCAATTAGGCATCCCGTTAAAAACACGCCATAACGAAGTAGCGCCCTCTCAATTTGAGTGTGCACCAGTTTACGAAGAAATTAATCTGGCTATTGACCATAACCAGCTGTTAATGGATATCATGGATCGTGTGGGCAAGCGTCATAACTTTAAAGTTTTGCTGCACGAAAAACCATACGCCGGCGTAAATGGCTCGGGCAAGCATAATAATTGGAGCATGATTACCAATACAGGTAAAAATCTGCTTTCGCCAGGTAAAACGCCAAAGAGCAACCTCATGTTCCTTACGTTTTTTGTAAACACCATTAAAGCAGTTTATGAGCATGCTGATCTGTTACGAGCATCTATCGCATCAGTAAATAACGACCACCGGCTGGGAGCCAACGAGGCGCCGCCTGCTATTATATCTATATTTTTGGGCAGCCAGCTGAGCGATGTGCTCGACGAGATAGAGACCTCACGCATCAGCAAAAAAGCTAAGGAAGAAGCTTTGTTATGGCAAGGCATACCTAAAATACCTCAGATATTACAGGATAACACTGACCGTAACCGCACCTCACCTTTTGCCTTCACCGGTAATAAATTTGAGTTACGCGCTGTAGGGTCATCGGCCAACTCAGCTAACCCCATGACCATCCTGAACCTGATCGTAGCCGATCAGTTGAAGAAATTTAAGGTTGAGGTTGATAAGTTGCTAAAAAAAGGCGAAAAGAAAGATGTAGCCTTGTTAACCATCATAAAAAGGTATATCAAGGAATCCAAATCAATACGTTTTGAGGGAAATGGTTACAGTGATGAATGGCAGCAATTGGCTGAAGAACGTAACCTGGCCAACATTAAAACTACACCAAAGGCCCTTGATGCACTCATTAGCGAAAAAGCGGAAACGGTATTTGAAAGTACCGGTGTATTTACTCGCCGCGAAGCACAAGCGCGCCATGAAGTGCTGTTAGACGATTTTTATAAAAAACTCCAGATTGAGGCCCGTGTTATGGGCGAACTGGTAAATAATGTTATTATCCCTGCAGCTATCAACTACCAAACCAAGCTAGTAGAGAACGTAAGAGGCTTAAAAGATATTGGCTTAAAAGAGGATGTCTACGCTGCGCAAATGGACATTATTAAAAAGCTTGCCGAGCACATCAACTTCATCAAAACCAACAATGACGAGATGGTTGACGAACGCAGGAAAGCTAACGTAATTGAAGATGCCCGCGACAGAGCCATTGCCTATGACGAAAAGGTAAAGGCTTACTTCGACCCAATCCGTTACCATGTAGACAAGCTGGAGCAATTGGTAGACGATGCCTTGTGGCCATTACCTAAATTCAGGGAATTGTTATTTATTAAATAG
- a CDS encoding aminotransferase class IV, producing MMPFFVNFNGQLLPADNALLTVANRAFKYGDGLFESMRLVNGQLKFADLHADRLQQGMKALKLEGYSLLDSWFLKDKAEELAVWNKAKNGRLRLTVYRDADGLYTPNDNKSGWCLELQPDEVSNYRLNQKGLIMDVYTELLKPVNFLSNYKTCNSLPYVMAGLYKTEHRLDDVFLLNQGGFLCESISSNVFVWYKDHLYTPALSEGCVAGIMRQVVINLCIAKEIPVTEAQINPDILHEADEVFVTNATRGIQWVIGYGIKRYFNGLSKMLIDEVNKVQG from the coding sequence ATGATGCCTTTTTTTGTAAATTTTAACGGTCAGCTGTTACCTGCTGACAATGCTTTGCTAACGGTTGCTAACCGGGCTTTTAAATATGGTGATGGTTTGTTTGAGAGCATGCGCCTGGTAAATGGACAGCTTAAGTTCGCCGATTTGCACGCCGATCGCCTGCAACAAGGAATGAAGGCGCTGAAGCTGGAAGGGTATAGTCTGTTGGATTCCTGGTTTTTAAAGGATAAGGCCGAAGAGCTGGCTGTTTGGAATAAGGCCAAAAATGGCCGGCTACGCTTAACAGTTTACCGTGATGCTGATGGTTTGTATACGCCCAATGACAATAAATCGGGCTGGTGTTTGGAGCTGCAGCCCGATGAAGTTTCTAATTATCGCCTCAACCAAAAGGGGCTTATAATGGACGTGTATACCGAATTGCTTAAGCCTGTAAATTTCCTTTCTAACTACAAAACCTGTAATTCCCTGCCTTATGTAATGGCAGGCCTTTATAAAACTGAACACCGGCTCGACGACGTATTTTTGCTAAACCAGGGTGGCTTTTTGTGTGAAAGTATCAGTTCGAACGTGTTTGTGTGGTACAAGGACCATTTATACACGCCTGCGTTAAGTGAGGGCTGCGTGGCCGGCATAATGCGGCAGGTGGTCATCAACCTATGCATAGCAAAGGAGATTCCAGTTACCGAAGCGCAGATTAACCCGGATATTTTGCACGAAGCAGATGAGGTGTTTGTTACTAATGCCACCCGTGGCATACAATGGGTGATAGGATATGGCATTAAACGATACTTTAACGGCTTAAGCAAAATGCTGATTGACGAGGTGAACAAAGTGCAAGGTTAA